In Bacillus carboniphilus, the DNA window TCAGCACCTAATAATTCAGCCACTTCAATTTTAGCGGTGAATTTTGTACCTGGAGATGCCTCGATAAATACAGGCTCGTCATGGATATCCTCAGGACGAACTCCAAGAACCAATTCTTTTCCTACATAGCCTTGATCTCTTAGAATTTTTAATTTTCCTTCTGGAATTGAAAGCTTTGTATCTCCAACAATGAAGTTTTCTCCTTCTACTTTTCCGCTGAAGAAGTTCATTGCTGGTGATCCAATGAATCCACCTACGAAGATGTTTTCTGGTTTTTCATATACTTCTTTAGGAGAACCAACTTGTTGGATAACTCCATCTTTCATAACAACGATACGAGTAGCCATTGTCATCGCTTCTGTTTGGTCATGTGTTACGTAAATCGTAGTTGTTTGCAAGCGTTGGTGTAGCTTAGCGATTTCAGCACGCATTTGTACACGTAGTTTTGCATCAAGGTTAGATAATGGTTCATCCATTAAGAATACTTTTGCATCACGGACAATTGCACGACCTAATGCCACACGTTGACGTTGACCACCAGAAAGTGCTTTTGGCTTACGGTCTAGGTAAGCTTCTAATCCTAAGATTTTAGCTGCTTCTTGTACGCGTTGGTCAATTTCTGCTTTTGGAAATTTACGAAGCTTTAATCCGAATGCCATATTGTCATATACAGACATATGTGGATATAGAGCATAGTTTTGGAATACCATCGCAATGTCACGATCTTTTGGAGCTACATCGTTTACACGCTTATCATCAATATAGAAATCACCATCTGTAATTTCTTCAAGACCCGCAATCATTCTAAGAGTTGTAGATTTACCACAACCAGAAGGACCTACGAATACGATAAATTCTTTATCTTGGATATGAAGGTTGAAATCTCTTACTGCCGTTACATCTTTATCATATGTTTTATAAATGTGCTCAAGTTTTAATTCTGCCACTTAAAAAACCTCCTCAGAATGTCTTTTCTATCTAAACTTATTGTAAATGAAATGAAAGCCTTTCCAAATGGTTAATGTGCACAAAAAAAAGATGCCTAGTTTGGGCACCTTGTTTGAAGCAGGTTTTTATTCCTGTATTAAGCTTAGAAAGTAAACAATCCAGGCTGATTCAAACTGTTTGATATCAAGCCCTGTTTTCTCTGTGAATTTATCAATTCGATACAATAGACTGTTTCGGTGCATGAATAACTTTTTGGCCGTTAAAGAGGCATTCATATTATTTTCTATGTAGACTTGAATGGTTTGAAGTAATTCTTTGTCTTCTAAAATGGAACTATATTCTTCCTTTAATAACTGCAAAAAAGTACCCGGTAATTCTTGAATCATGAGGGATGGAGCGATTCTTTCAAATGTAAAATAAGATTGTCGAGGAAATTCTGTCTTTATTTTTTGAAACAGCCTATTTTCACGTCTAAATGTTTGTTGAATGTCCACGTTGTTTCCAATCACCCGTGGTTTACCCAGATAAAACTTCATTTTGGTATAGAGGTCGGCCTCGAGAATTTTACTGAATGCAAGTAAGTCATCGAATTGTATCGTAGAACTTGAATCTCTTTCGATAAGAACTAGTGAGGTCTCCGAAAGCCAGACAATGTGTATGGCTTGATTAAAAAATCCTAGACATGCTTCCTCAATATCGGTAGAAGAAATGTCCATTTGAGAAAGTTCAACAAAGGTTAAACGAACAGAATGGCACTCGCCGATTATGTCATTTGCTTGACCCGTTTGTAATAATTCAAGCCATGCATGCTGAAGGGGCGTGTGATTGTAATTGAGTCGACCTCCGGATTCCCATTTTTCAAAAAGAGTATTTAACAGATTAACGGTTTCTTGTGATAGGTCGTCATTTTTAAAACCCATGTAGAGCTCTTCTTGTGGGTCATAATACCACTTCAAATCAGATGAATGATTGGGTGGAAAAGATTGCAGCTGTGAAGAAGGGAACATTTCTTTTAATTTTTCAATCATGGTCCAAACCTCTTTTAAAATTTCTTGATTTCCTCATTATATCAAATCTAGCAAAAAAAAAGCACCCAGGGCTTGGATGCTTATTTTTTTGAATTCACTTTATGTGGGGGTTCCTCATCTGGAAACGGTGTAGCCTCACCAATATTCGTTGTATCAGCTCGATCATGGACACTTCCACCGCTTAAGCCTTCATTTATAATTCTGTCTTCATCTAATTCAACTTCACGTTTTCCTTCATATTGAAGGTCTCTTTTGAACTTTTCTCCGTGTACGATTTCTTTATCTGCCACGATACCCCTCCTACATGCGTCTTACTCTTATCATGTGATAAAGAGGGGGAGTTCATTCAAGAACCATCGTATACATGAAATAACATCAAGTCATGTATGGCTTTGGTTACTAGCTCTATGTCTGCTTCCTCTGGCTGGTTTTGATGCCATTCAATTTTCCCATCACGATGGTAAGTGGCTTCTACTTGTTTGCCCTTATAAAAGAAGCTAATGGACCAACCAAATAGCTTGGATGTATGAATAGATTTATATTGAAAATGTGAGATCATCCCTAGACACTCCCTTTCTTCTACCCTTATTTAAGCATACTTTGTATGACTTAGGTAGTGGGGCCTTGTTTGGAGAGTGTCAGGCATAATTTGCTTAAAAGCTCCATTCTCGTGGATTCAATTTCCTTTTCATCGAATGTCATAGGTTTTGCATTGACCTCAAAAATATAAGGAGTGTGCTCTTCATCTAACCCCATATCTATGGAAAATTCATAAAATAAACCACTATCTTTGTTTAATTCCTCACCAATATCTATGACGAGCTGTTCGATTGATTTAGCAGGGACTAAATGCTCCACCGCTGATAAAGGAATGATTCTTCCTCCCCTTGGGACATGAGTTGTGATTTCTTGGTGGAAGGACTGTCTCACTCCGATTCCGGTCACTTCATAAGTTGTTCCGTTGTACTGCCCTAATACCCGTAAGTCAAACCTTCTTCCTTTATATGTTTTAGGTTCAATGGCTTGTTGCAGGATGTATTGATTCTTCTCAAAAGTGGTGTGGAATCTTTCCCAAAACCTCTCAAAATTAGCGAATAGGATGGTGGTTGAAGTGGTCTCACAATAGATTTTTCCATCATGCTTCAGTCGAATCCTCATAACCCCAAAGCCTTTGGACTTTAGTTTTGGTTTTGCGTATATGCAAATATGGGTTTTTAGAAATTGGAGACAGGCTTCTTCGTTAGTTACCTCCAACGTTTCAGGTAAAAAGTTCTGAATGGAAGTACGTGCTGACAATAATTTATAGGTGGACCATTTATCAAGGAAATGGGAATTGAAAAAGGGGATGCCTTTTTGTTTCGCTGATTCTCTGAACTGGATGAAGCATTGTTCTTTTTCATTATGATAAAAGGGGACTCTATTATAAATGACATCCGGTATTGGAAATTCAGCAAATATCCAGGAATCCTCAGAAGGTATATAAAGATACCCTTTTAACCAGTCATTCTCTATACTTTGATGTGGAGTCATGATATAGGAAATGCCTCCGCAAGGTAAAAGGGCTTCTTGTAATTCAGCAAATAACTTTTTGTTTCCAACAATTTTTCCGGATCGCCCCCTCCAGGCTAGAACCCCAACCCAAACCGTTACGTTTTCAATACCTAATCGTTTTAACAGTTTGCCTTCTAGTACTTCTTTTTCATGGCTCATAAGAACAGCTCCTCTGGTGAGAGGATGGACTGTTTGGTCAGAAAAATGGCGTAGGAGAGTGTGAGTTGCCTTGTTAGCTTTTCGAAGCTTCTCATTTCTGGGTGGATGAAAATAGAGCGACCAGGTTTTGAATTGGCTTCAAACAACCAAACTCTACCGGAAGTGTCGACTCCAAAATCAAAGCCAATTTCAGCAATGATTCCTGACATGTACCTCTCAAGAACCTTACTTAATGTAATACTAGCTACCGTTATTTGATCATGAATCTTTGTTCTCATTGATTCGTCGGGGATAATCTCCTCTAGTGTTTTCACTTCACCACCATACTTAATATGAGTAGTGGGGCTTCCTAGACCGGCTACTTTAGCAGCAATGGCTGAAACTCTCCAGACACCATCTTCATCTTTGTTTGTATGCACACGAAAATCGACTGGGTTTTGATCATACTTCATAAGGTGAATCCCTTGCTGCACCATCATTTTACTAAGGGGCTTTCTATGAAATACCACTTTAATTAGTTTCTCCAATGTATCGAATTTTCGAAGGCGCTTATTTCCTGTCTCATCTTTGTAGCGACAGTAGTAGGCACCTTGTTCACGATGGTAGAGAACTTGATGGACATCGTTTCCTAGACTTCCATCCTGAGGCTTAATATACACATGCCCGTACTGGGATAACATTCTTTCTACTACGGAAAACGATGTAAAGGAATGAGATTCGGGAAGATATTCCACGGCATCTGAATCTTGCTCAATTCGCTCAAACACTTCCAACTTGTTAAAGAAGCCGGGATTAAACCAGGGAATTAGGTAATCTTCCTGAAGCTTTTTTTTCACCATTCGAAAGCTCTTTTCACCTTCCATTTTCCGATTCGGTAAGCGGTCATAAATCACATGGGGAAATGGAACGGTTAATTGTTCCCAACCGTTTTTTCCATAGGAAAAGCCTGTAATCGTCCCATCCTCCCAGTTGATATGTTCTTTGCCGAACAGAATAAAACACACTCCGTTCTTGGCTTGAAGTTTAATCAATCTTGAAAAAAAGGAGCTTCGATCACCAACTGGCTTTGTTTGTATGGACGTAAAACCAGATGTAATAATCCCAATAAGGGGACCGAAGTGAAGGGTATCTTCCTTCTGCAAGACATGGATTCTTCGGATTGTTGACGGGATGTTTAATTGATCGGCTAGAGCACGTGATATCATATAATGATGGTCGGATGACGTTTTTAGAGGTAAGCTTTTTACTTCGACCGTGGCTCCTCCAAATGAAACTTTTGACGGTCTTTTATGAACAGCCTGTTCTGGATATTTTAGTACTAATTCATCTCCATCTATGATTTTGAGTGAACATGGTTTCATTTTTTCACTCTCCCTGGCTTACTTATTTGATATAAATACCGAGTAAATCGGAGGGGGGCATTGACTAGTACTTCTTCCATTTCAGGGAATAAAGATAAAATCACACTTCTTCCTGGCTTCGAGTTTACATCCAATAACCAAACCGAAAAGTCTTGGGCAATACCAATGTCTAGACCAACCTCAAACAGAGGGAAGAAAGAGTCTTCTAGTATCTCAGGAAGCTGTTTCACTATAGACTGAATCTCTTGATGGATAAAATCCCTTTTTAATTTAGGTAGGTCCTTTAGCCATTCTTCATAGGATGTAACATTTGCCCCTCCACTTAAATTTGAAATAACACCTCCTGATATTCCAACACGGACCCCACGTCCTCTCTCAACCCAATTTCCACGCTCATCTTTTTGGAGGAAAATCCGAATATCAAAGGGCTGTGTAGCTTGATTTTTTAATGAAAGATAAGGCTGTATTAAAAAATCCTTTTTTTCAATAAGCTGTGAAAGCCAATTCGTCCAAGCCCCATCCAGCGAAAAGGTTTGGGTAATAATCTGGTTCTTTTTTTGCGTTTGAATGGTTACTTCTTTCGGGTGAAGAGTGATGATATAGATGCCATACCCATGAGCGCCATTGACAGGCTTTAAAACAATTGTTTTATAGCGAGATAGCACCTGAATGATATGCTTCACGTTCTTTGCTTTTTCTGTGTCTGGTAAGTAAGGAGACAGGCTGTCAAAGGTTGAGAGCTTTTCGTACAGCATCCATTTGTTTGGAAGTCCATACCCGAGAAATGTCAAATCGTCTCGACTTTTTAACCAGCGGATAATGGATTTGCTTTCAAATGATTTTCGGTCATCTCCATAATAGCAACGGTCGTACAAATACTTGGGAATAGAAAAGGTTTCGTTTACCCATTCTTGTAGATCTAAATCGTATCGTTCTCCCTCTATTAGGTCGGTATCTGGATGGATTTGCAGTGGACTAAAACGGTAACATTGAATACCATAATCAGCAGCTCGATAGGCTAATTGACTAAAAAACGGCTGAGTTTCAGGTTGTAACGAAAGTAATCCGAGTGATAACATACTTTCACCTCATATCAATAGTTTAGGGATTGTTCCTTTTATAAAAATCTAGACAGACTTTACATAGGGCTGATGCGGAAGGTCTGATTAAAATATCCTCTCGAATGGGAGCTGTTTTAGAAGGTTTTGAGTTTACTTCCAGCAACCAAATATGACCGGTAGTATCGATGGCTAAATCTAATCCGAGTTCAGCAAATTGCCCATCTGACTCCTCCACAATCGTTGTAGCAATTTCCTTTGAAATTAGGATCATGTCGGCATACATTTTTTTAAAATCAGTTGGGAACCAATTCTTTAATACATCAAGTGGAGTTGCAATTTGTCCTCCTTGTGCTTGGTTGGAAATGATTCGATTGGGTTCTCCAATCCTAGCAACCGATGAAGTGACATTCCATTTATGGTCGTAGTAATGTACGAGAAAACGGAAATCAACCAACCCGTCCTCGGCCTTGCACAGTGATAGTGCTTGTTGGACGATGTATGGTTGGTTTGCAGAGATTTTTTCCACGAAAGATAACAACAGATTCTCAGAAGGACACCAAATAGCCTCTTCCTTTTCTTTAGCAGCAGGATAAATCCAAAAACCTTGGTCTATAACTCTCTCAACAACAAATATTCCTCTCCCTTGACTCCCATTGATGGGCTTGGTATAGACCGTGGGATGAGTCGACAAAA includes these proteins:
- a CDS encoding sn-glycerol-3-phosphate ABC transporter ATP-binding protein UgpC — translated: MAELKLEHIYKTYDKDVTAVRDFNLHIQDKEFIVFVGPSGCGKSTTLRMIAGLEEITDGDFYIDDKRVNDVAPKDRDIAMVFQNYALYPHMSVYDNMAFGLKLRKFPKAEIDQRVQEAAKILGLEAYLDRKPKALSGGQRQRVALGRAIVRDAKVFLMDEPLSNLDAKLRVQMRAEIAKLHQRLQTTTIYVTHDQTEAMTMATRIVVMKDGVIQQVGSPKEVYEKPENIFVGGFIGSPAMNFFSGKVEGENFIVGDTKLSIPEGKLKILRDQGYVGKELVLGVRPEDIHDEPVFIEASPGTKFTAKIEVAELLGAETMLYSQLAGQEFVARVDSRTDVKANQNLDLAFDLNKAHFFDVETELRIRPEDAKVTSQQEEALQLKK
- a CDS encoding PucR family transcriptional regulator; the protein is MIEKLKEMFPSSQLQSFPPNHSSDLKWYYDPQEELYMGFKNDDLSQETVNLLNTLFEKWESGGRLNYNHTPLQHAWLELLQTGQANDIIGECHSVRLTFVELSQMDISSTDIEEACLGFFNQAIHIVWLSETSLVLIERDSSSTIQFDDLLAFSKILEADLYTKMKFYLGKPRVIGNNVDIQQTFRRENRLFQKIKTEFPRQSYFTFERIAPSLMIQELPGTFLQLLKEEYSSILEDKELLQTIQVYIENNMNASLTAKKLFMHRNSLLYRIDKFTEKTGLDIKQFESAWIVYFLSLIQE
- a CDS encoding DUF5342 family protein, producing MISHFQYKSIHTSKLFGWSISFFYKGKQVEATYHRDGKIEWHQNQPEEADIELVTKAIHDLMLFHVYDGS
- a CDS encoding YheC/YheD family protein; this translates as MSHEKEVLEGKLLKRLGIENVTVWVGVLAWRGRSGKIVGNKKLFAELQEALLPCGGISYIMTPHQSIENDWLKGYLYIPSEDSWIFAEFPIPDVIYNRVPFYHNEKEQCFIQFRESAKQKGIPFFNSHFLDKWSTYKLLSARTSIQNFLPETLEVTNEEACLQFLKTHICIYAKPKLKSKGFGVMRIRLKHDGKIYCETTSTTILFANFERFWERFHTTFEKNQYILQQAIEPKTYKGRRFDLRVLGQYNGTTYEVTGIGVRQSFHQEITTHVPRGGRIIPLSAVEHLVPAKSIEQLVIDIGEELNKDSGLFYEFSIDMGLDEEHTPYIFEVNAKPMTFDEKEIESTRMELLSKLCLTLSKQGPTT
- a CDS encoding YheC/YheD family protein, which codes for MKPCSLKIIDGDELVLKYPEQAVHKRPSKVSFGGATVEVKSLPLKTSSDHHYMISRALADQLNIPSTIRRIHVLQKEDTLHFGPLIGIITSGFTSIQTKPVGDRSSFFSRLIKLQAKNGVCFILFGKEHINWEDGTITGFSYGKNGWEQLTVPFPHVIYDRLPNRKMEGEKSFRMVKKKLQEDYLIPWFNPGFFNKLEVFERIEQDSDAVEYLPESHSFTSFSVVERMLSQYGHVYIKPQDGSLGNDVHQVLYHREQGAYYCRYKDETGNKRLRKFDTLEKLIKVVFHRKPLSKMMVQQGIHLMKYDQNPVDFRVHTNKDEDGVWRVSAIAAKVAGLGSPTTHIKYGGEVKTLEEIIPDESMRTKIHDQITVASITLSKVLERYMSGIIAEIGFDFGVDTSGRVWLFEANSKPGRSIFIHPEMRSFEKLTRQLTLSYAIFLTKQSILSPEELFL
- a CDS encoding YheC/YheD family protein; the encoded protein is MLSLGLLSLQPETQPFFSQLAYRAADYGIQCYRFSPLQIHPDTDLIEGERYDLDLQEWVNETFSIPKYLYDRCYYGDDRKSFESKSIIRWLKSRDDLTFLGYGLPNKWMLYEKLSTFDSLSPYLPDTEKAKNVKHIIQVLSRYKTIVLKPVNGAHGYGIYIITLHPKEVTIQTQKKNQIITQTFSLDGAWTNWLSQLIEKKDFLIQPYLSLKNQATQPFDIRIFLQKDERGNWVERGRGVRVGISGGVISNLSGGANVTSYEEWLKDLPKLKRDFIHQEIQSIVKQLPEILEDSFFPLFEVGLDIGIAQDFSVWLLDVNSKPGRSVILSLFPEMEEVLVNAPLRFTRYLYQISKPGRVKK